A genome region from Pan troglodytes isolate AG18354 chromosome 3, NHGRI_mPanTro3-v2.0_pri, whole genome shotgun sequence includes the following:
- the LOC134809765 gene encoding uncharacterized protein LOC134809765: protein MISSQFRGTTFTGPASRGGRAEGADVTCMRAGPGRAALARRRRRPPELSPLPLPLPPALLLRPGLLLLRPGLLPLRPGLRRRPGALSPGSQGISPPHRASSTKAGGTWGRTAGRAVETWAALTPCSGAGGVVRPDERGVGARAGERGEGCSPREPRGPRRVSTPGRRRRASAKVGGEVGGWDGTGAWTRT, encoded by the exons ATGATTTCAAGTCAGTTTAGAGGAACAACTTTCA CGGGGCCGGCGTCTCGGGGCGGCCGCGCCGAGGGGGCGGACGTGACTTGCATGCGAGCGGGACCTGGGCGCGCGGCGCTCgcgaggaggcggcggcggccgccCGAGCTCTCGCCGCTGCCACTGCCGCTACCGCCGGCTCTCCTCCTCCGCCCGGGCCTCCTCCTGCTCCGCCCCGGCCTCCTCCCGCTCCGCCCCGGCCTGCGCCGCCGCCCTGGGGCCCTCAGCCCCGGCTCCCAGGGAATTAGCCCCCCGCACCGGGCGTCCAGCACAAAGGCCGGCGGCACCTGGGGCCGTACAGCGGGGCGCGCAGTGGAGACCTGGGCTGCCCTCACGCCGTGCAGTGGCGCGGGGGGAGTGGTGCGCCCGGACGAGCGCGGAGTAGGGGCCAGGGCTGGCGAGCGCGGGGAAGGGTGCAGCCCTCGGGAACCCCGGGGACCTCGGCGGGTCTCCACCCCTGGGAGAAGACGCAGAGCAAGCGCGAAGGTTGGGGGCGAGGTGGGAGGTTGGGATGGCACGGGTGCCTGGACAAGGACGTGA